In one Streptomyces sp. NBC_00597 genomic region, the following are encoded:
- a CDS encoding cyclophilin-like fold protein, giving the protein MRIRISWPAGQLTATLDETPTSKALAEALPISASAHTWGEEVYFDTGVSVALEHDARQVVDPGTVAFWTEGDALALPYGPTPISRGGESRLASPCNVLGSFDGDPRLLSTVRDGDPIRVELA; this is encoded by the coding sequence ATGAGGATTCGAATCTCCTGGCCCGCGGGCCAGCTCACGGCAACCCTTGACGAGACCCCGACCAGCAAGGCGCTGGCCGAGGCCCTCCCGATCTCCGCGTCCGCCCACACCTGGGGCGAGGAGGTCTACTTCGACACCGGCGTCTCCGTGGCACTGGAACACGACGCCCGGCAGGTCGTCGACCCGGGCACGGTCGCCTTCTGGACCGAAGGCGACGCGCTCGCGCTTCCCTACGGCCCCACGCCCATCTCGCGCGGAGGCGAGAGCCGCCTGGCGAGCCCGTGCAACGTGCTCGGCTCGTTCGACGGCGACCCCCGCCTGCTGTCCACCGTCCGCGACGGCGACCCGATCCGCGTGGAACTCGCCTGA
- a CDS encoding cytochrome ubiquinol oxidase subunit I — protein MDVALAPETLARWQFGITTVYHFLFVPLTISLAALTAGLQTAWVRSGKEKYLRATKFWGKLFLINIAMGVVTGIVQEFQFGMNWSDYSRFVGDIFGAPLAFEALIAFFFESTFIGLWIFGWDKLPKKIHLACIWMVSIGTILSAYFILAANSWMQHPVGYRINEERGRAELTDFWLVLTQNTALTQFFHTITAAFLVGGAFMVGISAFHLARKKHIPVMRTSLRLGLVTLIIAGMGTAISGDLLGKVMFKQQPMKMAAAEALWDGEAPAPFSVFAYGDVEKGHNKVAIEIPGLLSFLANDDFTSFVPGINDVNKAEQEKFGPGDYRPNIPVAYWGFRWMIGFGMASLGVGVLGLWLTRKKFMLPPGLRTGEDEVPHLVLFKKALSPRFATWYWIVALWTMGFPLIANSWGWIFTEMGRQPWVVYGVLRTRDAVSPHVSQGEVLTSMIGFTLLYAVLAVIEVRLMVKYVKLGPPELTEADLNPPTKIGGDDTNPDRPMAFSY, from the coding sequence GTGGACGTAGCTTTGGCGCCAGAGACGTTGGCGCGCTGGCAGTTCGGCATCACCACCGTCTACCACTTCCTCTTCGTCCCGCTGACGATCTCGCTCGCCGCCCTCACGGCAGGCCTTCAGACCGCCTGGGTGCGTTCGGGGAAGGAGAAGTACCTCAGGGCCACCAAGTTCTGGGGCAAGCTTTTCTTGATCAATATCGCGATGGGTGTCGTCACGGGCATCGTGCAGGAGTTCCAGTTCGGCATGAACTGGTCCGACTACTCGCGGTTCGTCGGTGACATCTTCGGGGCCCCGCTGGCCTTCGAGGCACTCATCGCCTTCTTCTTCGAGTCGACCTTCATCGGCCTGTGGATCTTCGGCTGGGACAAGCTGCCGAAGAAGATCCACCTGGCCTGCATCTGGATGGTCTCGATCGGCACCATCCTCTCCGCGTACTTCATCCTCGCGGCGAATTCCTGGATGCAGCACCCGGTCGGCTACCGGATCAACGAGGAACGGGGCCGGGCCGAGCTCACCGACTTCTGGCTGGTCCTCACCCAGAACACCGCGCTGACCCAGTTCTTCCACACCATCACGGCGGCCTTCCTGGTCGGCGGCGCCTTCATGGTCGGCATCTCGGCCTTCCACCTGGCCCGCAAGAAGCACATCCCCGTGATGAGGACCTCGCTGCGGCTCGGCCTGGTCACCCTGATCATCGCCGGCATGGGCACCGCCATCAGCGGTGACCTGCTCGGAAAGGTGATGTTCAAGCAGCAGCCGATGAAGATGGCCGCCGCCGAGGCGCTGTGGGACGGCGAGGCGCCCGCGCCCTTCTCCGTCTTCGCCTACGGAGACGTCGAAAAGGGCCACAACAAGGTCGCGATAGAGATCCCGGGCCTGCTGTCCTTCCTGGCCAACGACGACTTCACCTCGTTCGTCCCCGGCATCAACGACGTCAACAAGGCCGAACAGGAGAAGTTCGGGCCCGGCGACTACCGGCCCAACATTCCGGTCGCCTACTGGGGCTTCCGCTGGATGATCGGCTTCGGCATGGCATCGCTCGGCGTCGGGGTGCTGGGGCTCTGGCTCACCCGGAAGAAGTTCATGCTGCCTCCGGGCCTGCGGACCGGCGAGGACGAGGTTCCGCACCTGGTCCTCTTCAAGAAGGCGCTGAGCCCCCGGTTCGCCACGTGGTACTGGATCGTCGCCCTCTGGACCATGGGCTTCCCGCTCATCGCCAACTCCTGGGGCTGGATCTTCACCGAGATGGGCCGCCAGCCCTGGGTGGTCTACGGAGTCCTGCGCACCCGTGACGCGGTCTCGCCCCACGTCTCCCAGGGCGAGGTGCTCACCTCGATGATCGGCTTCACGCTCCTGTACGCCGTGCTCGCGGTGATCGAGGTCAGGCTGATGGTGAAGTACGTGAAGCTCGGTCCGCCCGAGCTCACCGAGGCCGACCTGAACCCGCCCACCAAGATCGGCGGGGACGACACGAACCCCGACCGGCCGATGGCCTTCTCCTACTGA
- the cydB gene encoding cytochrome d ubiquinol oxidase subunit II translates to MQLHDVWFVLIAVLWTGYFFLEGFDFGVGVLTKLLARDRTERRVLINTIGPVWDGNEVWLLTAGGATFAAFPEWYATLFSGFYLPLLLILICLIIRGVAFEYRHKRDEEKWQTNWEHAIFWTSLIPAFLWGVAFANIVRGVKIDAHMEYVGSLLDLLNVYSLLGGLVTLTLFTFHGTVFTSLKTVGDIRERSRALATRLGVLTAVLALVFLIWTQVSRGDGKSMIAMAVAVVALAGALAFNLAGREGWSFALSGVTIAAAVAMLFLTLFPNVMPSSLNDAWNLTVTNASSSPYTLKIMTWCAGVATPLVLLYQGWTYWVFRKRIGTQHIADAH, encoded by the coding sequence ATGCAACTCCATGACGTCTGGTTCGTGCTCATCGCGGTCCTGTGGACCGGCTACTTCTTCCTGGAGGGCTTCGACTTCGGGGTCGGTGTCCTGACCAAGCTGCTCGCCCGCGACCGTACGGAGAGGCGGGTCCTGATCAACACGATCGGGCCCGTGTGGGACGGCAACGAGGTCTGGCTGCTCACCGCCGGCGGTGCGACCTTCGCCGCCTTCCCGGAGTGGTACGCCACCCTCTTCTCGGGGTTCTACCTGCCGCTGCTGCTCATCCTGATCTGTCTGATCATCCGCGGTGTCGCCTTCGAGTACCGGCACAAGCGGGACGAGGAGAAGTGGCAGACCAACTGGGAACACGCCATCTTCTGGACCTCGCTGATCCCCGCGTTCCTGTGGGGCGTGGCGTTCGCCAACATCGTGCGCGGCGTGAAGATCGACGCGCACATGGAGTACGTCGGCAGCCTCCTGGACCTGCTCAACGTCTACTCCCTGCTGGGCGGCCTCGTCACCCTCACGCTCTTCACCTTCCACGGGACGGTGTTCACCTCCCTCAAGACGGTCGGGGACATCCGGGAGCGCTCGCGCGCGCTGGCTACCCGGCTGGGTGTGCTCACCGCCGTGCTGGCGCTCGTCTTCCTGATCTGGACCCAGGTCTCGCGTGGTGACGGCAAGAGCATGATCGCCATGGCCGTCGCGGTCGTGGCACTGGCCGGCGCCCTCGCGTTCAACCTGGCGGGCCGCGAGGGCTGGTCGTTCGCCCTCTCCGGGGTCACCATCGCTGCCGCGGTCGCGATGCTCTTCCTGACGCTCTTCCCGAACGTGATGCCGTCCTCGTTGAACGACGCCTGGAACCTCACGGTCACCAACGCCTCGTCCAGCCCGTACACCCTTAAGATCATGACCTGGTGCGCGGGAGTGGCCACGCCGCTCGTCCTGCTCTACCAGGGCTGGACCTACTGGGTGTTCCGCAAGCGGATCGGTACGCAGCACATCGCCGACGCGCACTGA